The Pangasianodon hypophthalmus isolate fPanHyp1 chromosome 2, fPanHyp1.pri, whole genome shotgun sequence genome window below encodes:
- the LOC128317261 gene encoding transmembrane protease serine 13-like translates to TQALPTQALSTQALPTQARPTQTLPTQALPTQALLTQALPTQALPTQALLTQALPTQALPTQALPTQARPTQALPTQALPTQALLTQRFKGAFDRERERQTEDRQTERERERERERQTEGQ, encoded by the exons acacaagcactacctacacaagcactaagtacacaagcactacctacacaagcacgacctacacaaacactacctacacaagcactacctacacaagcactacttacacaagcactacctacacaagcattacctacacaagcactacttACACAAGCATTACCTACACAAGCattacctacacaagcactacctacacaagcacgacctacacaagcactacctacacaagcactacctacacaagcactacttacacaa AGGTTCAAAGGTGCatttgacagagagagagagagacagacagaagacagacagacagagagggagagagaaagagagagggagagacagacagagggacag